A window from Bordetella petrii encodes these proteins:
- the rnc gene encoding ribonuclease III, whose amino-acid sequence MSLATLEARLDHRFGNAALLEQALTHRSHSARHNERLEFLGDSVLNFVVAAMLFERFPKLDEGDLSRLRANLVKQASLADIGQRLELSQYLRLGEGELKSGGFRRPSILADAVEAIFGAAFLDGGFDTARKVIVRQYQPVLASVDPKTLGKDAKTLLQEFLQGRKLALPLYTVVATHGAAHSQQFEVECAIPALEIKVVAPGASRRAAEQSAAKLALEAAQAASPARAARKPGKARKAAQLSLPVAVAQEVK is encoded by the coding sequence ATGTCCCTCGCCACGCTGGAAGCCCGCCTGGACCACCGCTTCGGTAACGCCGCCCTGCTCGAGCAGGCGCTGACGCACCGCAGCCACAGCGCTCGCCACAACGAGCGCCTTGAGTTCCTGGGCGATTCCGTGCTGAATTTCGTCGTGGCGGCCATGCTCTTCGAACGCTTTCCCAAACTCGACGAAGGCGACCTGTCGCGCCTGCGGGCCAACCTGGTCAAGCAGGCCTCGCTGGCAGACATCGGCCAGCGGCTCGAGCTGTCGCAGTACCTGCGGCTGGGCGAGGGCGAACTCAAGAGCGGGGGCTTTCGCCGCCCGTCCATCCTGGCCGACGCGGTCGAGGCCATTTTCGGGGCGGCGTTCCTGGATGGCGGCTTCGACACGGCGCGCAAGGTAATCGTGCGGCAATACCAGCCGGTATTGGCCAGCGTCGATCCCAAGACGCTGGGCAAAGATGCCAAGACGCTGCTGCAGGAATTCCTGCAGGGGCGCAAGCTGGCCCTGCCGCTGTACACCGTGGTGGCCACGCACGGCGCGGCCCACAGCCAGCAGTTCGAGGTCGAATGCGCCATTCCGGCGCTCGAGATCAAAGTCGTGGCGCCCGGCGCCAGCCGGCGTGCCGCTGAACAATCGGCCGCCAAGCTGGCGCTCGAGGCCGCGCAGGCGGCCAGCCCCGCGCGCGCCGCGCGCAAGCCGGGCAAGGCCCGCAAGGCCGCGCAATTGTCACTGCCCGTGGCAGTGGCCCAAGAGGTCAAATGA
- the era gene encoding GTPase Era yields MSESPFRTGFIAVVGRPNVGKSTLTNALIGSKISIVSRKAQTTRHRIHGVLTREREQFVFVDTPGFQTRHGGAMNRMMNRVVTQALAEVDVVVHVVEAGKWTDGDAKLLPLLPDAKRTILVVSKIDAVKRRDDLYAFVSRIVAQHPYDAVVPVSALKSQQLDQLLDEIAARLPEGEPLFEEDTLTDRPMRFIAAELLREKIFRLVGDELPYGCTVVIEQWEETDKGLRVAACVVVERDSHRPILLGAGGVHMKRIATEARQDIAKLVDKPVHLEVYIKVRKGWSDRESALRDLGYE; encoded by the coding sequence ATGAGCGAATCCCCTTTCCGAACCGGCTTCATTGCCGTGGTCGGGCGCCCCAATGTGGGCAAATCCACCCTGACCAACGCCTTGATCGGCTCGAAGATCTCCATCGTTTCGCGCAAGGCGCAGACGACGCGGCACCGCATCCATGGCGTGCTTACCCGCGAACGCGAGCAGTTTGTATTTGTCGACACCCCGGGGTTCCAGACGCGCCACGGCGGCGCCATGAACCGCATGATGAACCGCGTGGTCACCCAGGCCCTGGCCGAGGTCGACGTGGTGGTGCACGTGGTCGAGGCGGGCAAATGGACCGACGGCGATGCCAAGCTGCTGCCCCTGCTGCCCGATGCGAAGCGCACCATTCTGGTGGTCAGCAAGATCGACGCCGTGAAGCGGCGCGACGACCTGTACGCCTTCGTGTCCAGGATCGTGGCGCAGCACCCCTACGATGCCGTGGTGCCGGTCAGCGCCCTGAAGTCGCAGCAGCTCGACCAGTTGCTGGATGAAATTGCCGCGCGCCTGCCCGAAGGCGAGCCGCTGTTCGAGGAAGACACGCTTACCGACCGGCCGATGCGCTTTATTGCCGCCGAGCTGCTGCGCGAGAAAATCTTCCGCCTGGTCGGCGACGAACTGCCCTATGGCTGCACTGTCGTCATCGAGCAATGGGAAGAAACCGACAAGGGCTTGCGCGTGGCGGCCTGCGTGGTGGTCGAGCGCGACAGCCATCGCCCCATTCTGCTGGGAGCCGGCGGCGTGCACATGAAGCGCATCGCCACCGAGGCGCGCCAGGACATCGCCAAACTGGTCGACAAGCCCGTGCATCTCGAGGTGTACATCAAGGTGCGCAAGGGCTGGTCCGACCGCGAAAGCGCGCTGCGCGACCTGGGCTATGAGTAG
- the recO gene encoding DNA repair protein RecO, with product MSRRAHRVQDCAAYMLHATAWRETSLIVQSFSREHGCVALVAKGAKRPYSVLRPVLSAFQPLLLSWSGAGEVKTLTRAEVAGLRPLAGAALMSAWYMNELLLRLLPREDAHPALFDAYDTALQQLAGGTRAAGALRRFEWTLLRETGYGIDQEAPDFDDPAIEPALRRDLRERLAANLAGRPLATRRVLLDLQKL from the coding sequence ATGAGTAGAAGGGCGCACCGCGTCCAGGACTGTGCCGCCTATATGCTCCACGCCACCGCGTGGCGCGAAACTTCATTGATCGTTCAGAGCTTTTCCCGCGAGCACGGTTGCGTGGCGCTGGTGGCCAAGGGCGCCAAGCGCCCCTATTCGGTGCTGCGGCCCGTGCTGTCGGCGTTCCAGCCCCTGCTGCTGTCCTGGAGCGGCGCCGGCGAAGTCAAGACACTGACCCGGGCCGAAGTGGCCGGCCTGCGGCCGCTGGCCGGCGCGGCCCTGATGTCGGCCTGGTACATGAACGAATTGCTGCTGCGCCTGCTGCCGCGCGAAGACGCGCACCCCGCGCTGTTCGACGCCTACGACACGGCGCTGCAGCAGCTGGCGGGCGGCACCCGGGCCGCCGGGGCGCTGCGCCGCTTCGAGTGGACATTGCTGCGCGAAACCGGCTATGGCATCGACCAGGAAGCGCCGGATTTCGATGACCCGGCCATCGAGCCCGCCTTGCGGCGCGACCTGCGCGAGCGCCTGGCCGCCAACCTGGCGGGACGCCCGCTGGCCACCCGGCGGGTGCTGCTGGACTTGCAGAAACTGTAG
- a CDS encoding PliI family lysozyme inhibitor of I-type lysozyme — translation MPLSPCRPALICFSVTALLALPAAQASSPAAWQQQEDKALRLCAQASGLAQTEQVGTPMQFDDPSGQTALLIRGRATQAHMQGAAVTMLCLVDRRSSRASVVEWAGSPSPADAAAPAPIVVPLAAAPAALVVAQEPGEPASIGTYSVRLYRDLSAGDYADGLIRPRDGELRQAELKDMDGDGQPELAVTLVTAGSGNYVTLDVYKIRDGWQLQWVPALSKTP, via the coding sequence ATGCCGCTTTCTCCCTGCCGCCCTGCCCTGATCTGTTTCTCCGTCACCGCCCTGCTCGCCCTGCCCGCCGCGCAAGCCAGCTCGCCCGCCGCCTGGCAGCAGCAAGAAGACAAGGCGCTGCGCCTGTGCGCCCAGGCGTCCGGGCTGGCGCAGACCGAGCAGGTCGGCACCCCCATGCAGTTCGACGACCCGTCCGGCCAGACCGCCCTGCTGATCCGCGGCCGCGCCACCCAGGCGCACATGCAGGGCGCGGCGGTAACCATGCTGTGCCTGGTCGATCGCCGCAGCAGCCGCGCCAGCGTGGTCGAGTGGGCCGGCTCGCCCAGCCCGGCCGATGCCGCCGCCCCGGCGCCCATCGTCGTGCCCCTGGCGGCGGCGCCGGCGGCGCTGGTGGTGGCGCAAGAGCCCGGAGAACCTGCTTCCATCGGCACTTACAGCGTGCGCCTGTACCGCGATCTGTCGGCCGGCGACTATGCCGACGGCCTGATCCGCCCGCGCGACGGCGAGCTGCGCCAAGCGGAACTCAAAGACATGGATGGCGACGGGCAGCCCGAACTGGCGGTCACGCTGGTTACCGCGGGCTCGGGCAATTATGTAACGCTGGATGTCTACAAGATCCGGGACGGCTGGCAACTGCAATGGGTGCCGGCCCTGTCGAAAACGCCCTGA
- a CDS encoding Bax inhibitor-1/YccA family protein: MNEYRPSPFNRSGSYAGAPGEVVRNKVLRNTYWLLALSLIPTVLGAAVGLYTGVNQIMMASPGLSAIVFLVGAFGLMFAIEKNKNSSLGVTLLLAFTFFMGIMLSRLLGFVLGMGNGAQLVMTAFGGTAVVFGTMATLATTIKRDLSSMQKWLFTGAVVILLAALANIFLQMPALMLTISVLAVVIFSAFMLVDLQRVVNGGETNYVSATLAIYLDVYNVFSNLLMLLGIFGGNRE, from the coding sequence ATGAACGAATACCGTCCTTCCCCCTTCAACCGCTCCGGCAGCTATGCCGGCGCGCCGGGCGAAGTCGTCCGCAACAAGGTGCTGCGCAATACGTACTGGCTGCTGGCGCTGTCGCTCATCCCCACCGTGCTGGGTGCCGCGGTGGGCCTGTACACCGGCGTGAACCAGATCATGATGGCCAGCCCCGGGCTGTCGGCCATCGTCTTCCTGGTGGGCGCCTTCGGCCTGATGTTCGCCATCGAGAAAAACAAGAACAGCTCGCTGGGCGTGACGCTGCTGCTGGCATTCACCTTCTTCATGGGCATCATGCTGTCGCGCCTGCTGGGCTTCGTGCTCGGCATGGGCAACGGCGCGCAGCTGGTCATGACGGCCTTCGGCGGCACCGCCGTGGTGTTCGGCACCATGGCCACGCTGGCCACCACCATCAAGCGCGACCTGTCCAGCATGCAGAAATGGCTGTTCACCGGCGCGGTGGTCATCCTGCTGGCGGCGCTGGCCAACATCTTCCTGCAGATGCCCGCCCTGATGCTCACCATCTCGGTGCTGGCGGTGGTCATTTTCTCGGCCTTCATGCTGGTCGACCTGCAGCGCGTGGTCAACGGCGGTGAAACCAACTACGTGTCCGCCACCCTGGCCATCTACCTGGATGTGTACAACGTCTTCTCGAACCTGCTGATGCTGCTGGGCATCTTCGGCGGCAATCGCGAATAA
- a CDS encoding DNA polymerase III subunit chi: MTRIDFAFGAADRLRAACQAARKRYQAGQRLVVYCADGARLAAFDRMLWAFDDTSFVPHVLASDPLAADTPVILTAAPPQPAAAGGEAGELWLLNLDDDCPPGYDGFARVLEIVSDDPADRQAARQRWRSYQSAGHAPHSHDLAGRTA, encoded by the coding sequence ATGACGCGCATCGACTTCGCCTTCGGCGCCGCCGACCGCCTGCGGGCCGCCTGCCAGGCCGCCCGCAAGCGTTACCAGGCGGGCCAGCGGCTGGTCGTGTACTGCGCCGACGGCGCGCGCCTGGCGGCCTTCGACCGCATGCTGTGGGCGTTCGACGACACCTCGTTCGTGCCGCACGTGCTGGCGTCCGACCCCCTGGCCGCCGACACGCCGGTCATTCTTACCGCCGCGCCTCCCCAGCCCGCCGCGGCGGGCGGCGAAGCCGGCGAGCTCTGGCTGCTCAACCTCGACGACGATTGCCCGCCGGGCTACGATGGATTTGCGCGTGTGCTGGAAATCGTCTCCGACGACCCCGCCGACCGCCAGGCGGCGCGCCAGCGCTGGCGCAGCTACCAGTCCGCCGGCCACGCCCCTCACAGCCACGATCTGGCGGGCCGCACGGCGTAA
- a CDS encoding leucyl aminopeptidase — protein sequence MEFSTQSTASLHQIKTAALAVGVYADGELSPAADVIDRASNNAVRHVVKAEFRGRAGATLVLRALPGVSAQRVVLVGLGKQSEYNARAHATAEQGFASACVAARVAEAVSTLAGNPIADTGIRARARSAAIAAGAATYHYDATFGKPDRDARPKLKKIVQVVERGETAQAQQGLREGGAIANGMELTRTLGNLPGNVCTPTYLGDTAKKLAREFKSLKVEVLDRKQVEALGMGSFLSVARGSDEPLRFIVLRHAGKPAKKAKAGPVVLVGKGITFDAGGISLKPAATMDEMKYDMCGAASVLGTFRALAELELPVDVVGLIAACENLPSGKANKPGDIVTSMSGQTIEILNTDAEGRLVLCDALTYAERFKPSAVVDIATLTGACVVALGHINTGLFSQDDALADALLAAGRQALDTAWRMPMDDAYQDQLKSNFADVANIGGPPAGSVTAACFLSRFAKAYRWAHLDIAGTAWRSGKDKGATGRPVPLLMQFLLDQA from the coding sequence ATGGAATTTAGCACACAGAGCACCGCTTCCCTGCACCAGATCAAGACCGCCGCGCTGGCCGTGGGCGTATACGCCGACGGCGAACTCAGCCCCGCCGCCGATGTCATCGATCGCGCCAGCAACAATGCCGTGCGCCATGTCGTCAAGGCCGAGTTCCGCGGTCGCGCCGGCGCCACGCTGGTGCTGCGCGCGCTGCCCGGCGTGTCGGCGCAGCGCGTGGTGCTGGTGGGCCTGGGCAAGCAAAGCGAATACAACGCGCGCGCCCATGCCACCGCCGAACAGGGCTTTGCCTCGGCGTGCGTGGCCGCCCGCGTGGCCGAAGCCGTCTCCACGCTGGCCGGCAACCCCATCGCCGACACCGGCATCCGGGCCCGGGCCCGCTCGGCAGCCATCGCCGCCGGCGCCGCCACCTATCATTACGATGCCACGTTCGGCAAACCCGACCGCGACGCCCGCCCCAAGCTCAAGAAAATCGTGCAAGTGGTCGAGCGCGGCGAAACCGCGCAGGCCCAGCAAGGCCTGCGCGAAGGCGGCGCCATCGCCAACGGCATGGAACTCACCCGCACCCTGGGCAACCTGCCCGGCAACGTCTGCACCCCCACCTATCTCGGCGACACCGCCAAGAAGCTGGCGCGCGAATTCAAGTCGCTGAAGGTCGAAGTGCTCGATCGCAAGCAGGTCGAGGCGCTGGGCATGGGCTCGTTCCTGTCGGTGGCGCGCGGATCCGACGAACCGCTGCGCTTCATCGTGCTGCGCCACGCCGGCAAGCCCGCCAAGAAAGCCAAGGCCGGGCCGGTGGTGCTGGTGGGCAAGGGCATCACCTTCGATGCCGGCGGCATTTCGCTCAAGCCCGCCGCCACCATGGACGAAATGAAGTACGACATGTGCGGCGCGGCCAGCGTGCTAGGCACGTTCCGCGCGCTGGCCGAACTCGAACTGCCCGTCGACGTGGTGGGCCTGATCGCCGCCTGCGAGAACCTGCCCAGCGGCAAGGCCAACAAGCCCGGCGACATCGTCACCAGCATGTCGGGCCAGACCATCGAAATCCTGAACACCGACGCCGAAGGCCGCCTGGTGCTGTGCGACGCCCTTACCTACGCCGAACGCTTCAAGCCCTCGGCCGTGGTCGACATCGCCACGCTGACCGGCGCCTGCGTGGTGGCGCTGGGGCATATCAACACCGGCCTGTTCTCGCAAGACGACGCGCTGGCCGATGCGCTGCTGGCGGCCGGCAGGCAGGCGCTCGACACCGCCTGGCGCATGCCCATGGACGACGCCTACCAGGATCAGCTCAAGTCCAATTTCGCCGACGTGGCCAACATCGGCGGCCCGCCGGCCGGCTCGGTCACGGCGGCCTGCTTCCTGTCGCGCTTTGCCAAGGCCTATCGCTGGGCCCACCTGGACATCGCGGGCACCGCCTGGCGCAGCGGCAAAGACAAGGGCGCCACCGGCCGCCCGGTGCCCCTGCTGATGCAGTTCCTGCTCGACCAGGCCTGA
- the lptF gene encoding LPS export ABC transporter permease LptF: protein MSLFKRSVVAEITSHAGVVFSTLVVVWLSVLLVRLLGEAAGGTIGADVVLGLAAFSTITALPTVLAVSLFIAVLTTVTRNYRESEMVVWFASGLSLADWLRPVLRVAVPVAGLVAVLTLVASPWAYRQIAEYRERFEQRSDLSKVTAGQFAESGEGERVFFAEEPTQATDELGNVFARETGPEWHSVMTASSARVETEPNGDRFLVLGRGHRYDLKPGTPEIRLVDFAKYGVRLESKSGDPMAEARAAAERSSKARPTMQLIADDTDSSWSQIMWRISMPLAALNLALLAIPLGAVNPRLGRSGDLLIAGLVGLLYMNVINLSRAWISSGKLPFGVGVWVVHALVLALAAYLLMRRLRVKAPRQPS, encoded by the coding sequence ATGTCTCTATTCAAACGGTCTGTCGTCGCCGAGATCACCAGTCACGCGGGCGTGGTCTTTTCCACGCTGGTAGTGGTGTGGCTCAGCGTGCTGCTGGTGCGCCTGCTGGGCGAAGCCGCCGGCGGCACCATCGGCGCCGACGTGGTGCTGGGCCTGGCGGCCTTTTCCACGATCACTGCGCTGCCTACGGTACTGGCCGTGTCGTTGTTCATCGCGGTGCTTACTACTGTTACGCGCAATTACCGCGAATCGGAAATGGTGGTGTGGTTCGCCAGCGGCCTGTCGCTGGCGGACTGGCTGCGTCCGGTGCTGCGCGTGGCGGTGCCGGTGGCGGGGCTGGTGGCGGTGCTGACCCTGGTGGCCTCGCCCTGGGCCTATCGCCAGATCGCCGAATACCGCGAACGCTTCGAGCAGCGCTCCGATCTGTCCAAGGTCACCGCGGGCCAGTTCGCCGAGTCGGGCGAAGGCGAGCGCGTATTCTTCGCCGAAGAGCCCACCCAGGCCACCGACGAACTGGGCAATGTGTTCGCGCGTGAAACCGGCCCCGAATGGCACAGCGTCATGACGGCCAGCAGCGCGCGCGTCGAAACCGAACCCAACGGCGACCGCTTCCTGGTGCTGGGGCGCGGCCATCGCTATGACCTGAAGCCGGGCACGCCCGAGATCCGCCTGGTGGATTTCGCCAAGTACGGCGTGCGCCTGGAAAGCAAATCGGGCGACCCCATGGCCGAGGCGCGCGCCGCGGCCGAGCGGTCCAGCAAGGCCCGCCCCACGATGCAGCTGATTGCCGACGACACCGACAGTTCATGGTCGCAGATCATGTGGCGGATATCGATGCCGCTGGCGGCCCTGAACCTGGCGCTGCTGGCCATTCCGCTGGGCGCCGTGAACCCGCGCCTGGGCCGTTCGGGCGACCTGCTGATCGCCGGGCTGGTGGGCCTGCTGTACATGAACGTCATCAACCTGTCGCGCGCCTGGATCAGCAGCGGCAAGCTGCCGTTCGGCGTCGGCGTGTGGGTGGTGCACGCGCTGGTGCTGGCGCTGGCGGCCTACCTGCTGATGCGCCGCCTGCGCGTAAAGGCGCCGCGCCAGCCATCGTGA
- a CDS encoding LysR family transcriptional regulator has translation MLDWDSLRYFLEVARTQRVSAAARKLGVEHTTVARRVRALEAELDSLLFEKSRSTGFVLTDDGQRLFVYAEQMESAVQTARESLSGIGQALSGHLRIGATEGFGSYVLTPLAADFQRRYPHITLDILPVPRFVSLSKREADLAITIERPQRGPYVCTKLCDYTLRLYGTPGYLARHAPIAARADLAGHTFIGYVDELLFSERLRYLEDLLPDSRVVLRSTSVVAQYHAALQGRSLAILPCFIAAQDARLVPVLEDDIAITRSFWMYCHEDLHKLKRMSVLWDFMRRSVVRNAPLLAGRQGGMRYLP, from the coding sequence ATGCTGGACTGGGACAGCCTGCGCTATTTTCTGGAAGTGGCCCGCACCCAGCGCGTCAGCGCGGCGGCCCGCAAACTGGGGGTGGAACACACTACGGTGGCGCGCCGCGTCCGCGCGCTGGAAGCCGAGCTCGATTCGCTATTGTTCGAAAAATCGCGCAGCACCGGATTCGTGCTGACCGACGACGGGCAGCGCCTGTTCGTCTATGCCGAACAGATGGAAAGCGCGGTGCAGACCGCGCGCGAGAGCCTGTCGGGCATCGGTCAGGCCCTGTCGGGCCACCTGCGCATCGGGGCCACCGAAGGCTTCGGCAGCTATGTGCTGACGCCGCTGGCGGCCGACTTCCAGCGCCGCTATCCGCACATCACGCTGGACATCCTGCCGGTGCCGCGCTTTGTCAGCCTGTCCAAGCGCGAGGCCGACCTGGCCATCACCATCGAGCGCCCGCAGCGCGGTCCGTATGTATGCACCAAGCTGTGCGACTACACCCTGCGCCTGTACGGCACCCCCGGCTACCTGGCGCGCCACGCCCCCATTGCGGCGCGCGCCGACCTGGCCGGCCACACTTTCATCGGCTATGTCGACGAACTGCTGTTCAGCGAGCGGCTGCGCTACCTGGAAGATCTGCTGCCCGACAGCCGGGTGGTGCTGCGCAGCACCAGCGTGGTGGCGCAGTACCATGCCGCGCTGCAGGGCCGCTCGCTGGCGATCCTGCCCTGCTTCATCGCCGCGCAGGACGCGCGCCTGGTGCCGGTGCTGGAAGACGACATCGCCATCACGCGCAGCTTCTGGATGTACTGCCACGAAGACCTGCACAAGCTCAAGCGCATGTCGGTGCTGTGGGATTTCATGCGTCGCTCGGTGGTGCGCAACGCCCCGCTGCTGGCGGGCCGCCAGGGCGGCATGCGCTATCTGCCGTAA
- a CDS encoding ABC transporter substrate-binding protein: MTLHARGLAAGFCLGAMLAGPAMAADKPPVKIGILTDMSGTYAAMGGAGSVAAAQLAIDDCLAAECKGMKIELVSADNQNKADVGAARAREWFDRDGVTAIADLTNSAVALAVQGIAREKNKVVMFSGPATTALTNKECSPLGFHWMFDTYSQSAGGAKATVRAGGKSWYFITVDYAFGHSLEADTAKAVKGLGGSVVGSVRHPLNAPDFASYLLQAQSSKAQVVALANGGQDTVNAVKQAREFGIVEGGQRLVSLLIFLSDLRALGLENAQGLSYVDGFYWDYDDGTRAWSSRFEKAFRGLKPTMTQAGVYSSVLHYLRAVAASGTTDGRKVADKMRELPIKDPIMHNASIRPDGRVIHDMYLYEVKKPGESKGGWDYSKLVATIPADEAFQPLADSTCPLLKQ, encoded by the coding sequence ATGACACTGCACGCTCGCGGGCTGGCCGCCGGTTTCTGCCTGGGCGCCATGCTGGCAGGCCCCGCCATGGCGGCCGACAAGCCGCCGGTCAAGATCGGCATCCTGACCGACATGTCGGGCACTTACGCGGCCATGGGCGGCGCCGGTTCGGTGGCGGCGGCGCAACTGGCTATCGATGACTGCCTGGCCGCGGAATGCAAGGGCATGAAGATCGAGCTGGTGTCGGCCGACAACCAGAACAAGGCCGACGTGGGGGCGGCGCGGGCGCGCGAATGGTTCGACCGCGACGGCGTGACCGCCATTGCCGACCTCACCAATTCCGCGGTGGCGCTGGCAGTGCAGGGCATTGCCCGCGAGAAGAACAAAGTGGTGATGTTCTCCGGCCCGGCCACCACCGCGCTGACCAATAAAGAATGCTCGCCGCTGGGCTTTCACTGGATGTTCGACACGTACTCGCAGTCGGCGGGCGGCGCCAAGGCCACGGTGCGCGCCGGCGGCAAGTCCTGGTATTTCATTACGGTGGATTACGCCTTCGGGCATTCGCTGGAAGCCGACACGGCCAAGGCGGTCAAGGGCCTGGGCGGCTCGGTGGTGGGTTCGGTGCGCCATCCGTTGAACGCGCCCGACTTCGCCTCGTACCTGCTGCAGGCGCAAAGCTCCAAGGCGCAGGTGGTGGCGCTGGCCAACGGCGGGCAGGACACGGTCAACGCCGTCAAGCAGGCGCGCGAATTCGGCATTGTCGAAGGCGGCCAGCGCCTGGTGTCGCTGCTGATCTTCCTGTCCGACCTGCGCGCCCTGGGCCTGGAGAACGCACAGGGGCTGTCTTATGTAGACGGCTTCTACTGGGACTACGACGACGGCACGCGCGCCTGGTCGAGCCGTTTCGAGAAGGCGTTCCGCGGGCTCAAGCCCACCATGACGCAGGCCGGCGTGTATTCCAGCGTGCTGCACTACCTGCGCGCGGTGGCCGCCAGCGGCACCACCGACGGCCGCAAGGTGGCCGACAAGATGCGCGAGCTGCCGATCAAGGACCCGATCATGCACAACGCCAGCATCCGGCCCGACGGCCGCGTCATCCACGACATGTATCTGTACGAGGTCAAGAAGCCGGGCGAATCCAAGGGCGGCTGGGATTATTCCAAGCTGGTCGCCACCATCCCGGCCGACGAGGCCTTCCAGCCGCTGGCGGACTCGACCTGCCCGCTGCTGAAGCAGTAA